The genomic segment CGGCGAAGCCCCCTCGCCGATCGACGGAGTCAGTGTCGTGCCTGTGCTCCTTGGTACCAATCAGGCTTCTGTAGATCGCTTCTTCTACTGGGAGCAAACGTCAAGCGGATTCGATCAAGCTGTTCGATGGGGAAAATGGAAAGCAGTGCGACTTGGCAAAGACCGTCCACTGGAACTCTATGACCTCTCGAACGATCCTTCGGAAACCCAGAATGTCGCCGTGTCAAATCCTGGTGTCGTCGACAAGATTGACGTTTATCTAAAGACGGCGCGAACAGAATCGGAAGATTGGCCGAGCGAACCGAAGCTTGCCACTGGACAATCAAACTGAGTCTCGCCATTCGTTTTTTCGGAAACAGACGCCACCGGGCGGTCGACGCTGATGGAAAACTCGAGGGCCGACTTCGCCCTTGGTTGATTTCAACAGACAGTGAATCCACCATCTCACTTGGAATGATGTCATGTGTCACCGCTGCCGACTGTTTCTGCTCATGCTCATCTTGGAAGTGGTTGCCGGAACGCCGTTGACCGCAGCCGATGCCAAGCCCGTTGTCCGGCCGAATATTCTGTGGTTCATCGTCGATGATATGTCCGCCAACTTTTCCTCGTTCGGCGAACGGCAAATTCAGACACCCCACGTCGATCGGCTGGTGCGTGAGGGAACTCAGTTCACCAAATGTTTTGTCACCGCCCCCGTCTGCTCACCCTGTCGTTCGGCGCTCATCGCCGGCATGTATCAAACGACCATCGGGGCGCACAATCATCGCAGCGGCCGAGGTGTCGAAAAGATTCATCTGCCGGCGGGAGTCGAACCGGTGCCGGTCTTGTTCCAGCGTGCGGGGTACTACACCGGCATCGGAAGCTGGCCGTCCAAAGAGAAGGGACTCGGCAAGACCGACTACAATTTTGAGTGGGATCAGCGAATGTATGACGGCAATGACTGGTCTGGACGAAAGCCGGGACAGCCATTCTTTATGCAGGTGCAGTTACACGGTGGAAAGCATCGCCATGCCGCGAAATGGGCCGCCATCGCCGAGCGGGAACTGGGCTCGACAACGCGTCCCGATGATGTTCAGTTGCCGCCCTATTATCCGCGCGACACAGTGATTCTTCAGGATTGGGCCGAGTATCTGGACACATGCCGGCTGACGGATCAATACGTCGGCGAGGTTATGAAACGACTCGCCGATGACGGATTGCTTGAGAATACGATTGTGTTCTTCATGACCGATCATGGCATCAGCCATGCGCGGGGAAAACAGTTTCTGTATGACGAAGGTCTGCACGTGCCGTTGGTGATCCGCGGACCGGGTATCGTTCCGGGCGTGGTTCGCGATGACCTGGTCGAACACATCGATCTGGCGGCCACATCACTGGCCTTGGCGGGGATTCCCCAGCCGAAAGGGATCCAGTCGCGTGACATTCTCGCCAAGAACTATGTGCCACGTGATGCGGTCTTTGCGGCCCGGGATCGCTGTGATGAAACTGTCGAACATCTGCGAAGTGTTCGCACATCAGGCTACAAATACATTCGCAATTTTCTGCCCGAACGTCCACATCTGCAGCCGAATGCGTACAAGGATGGAAAGCTCATTATCCAGCGATTGCGTCAATTGCATGCGCAAGGCCAGCTTCCTCAATTGACGGAAACGCTGCTGTTTGCCCCGACGCGTCCCCCTGAAGAGCTGTACGACCTGCGCGAAGATCCCTTTGAAACCAAGAATCTCGCGGGCGATTCTGGATCGCAATCGGTGCTACTCGACCTGCGCGGACGACTTGATCGCTGGATGGACGAGACGCGCGATCAAGGCCGACAGCCCGAATCCGAGGCCCTGTACGACAGCGACATGGCCGTCTATCTCGGTGAGCAGTCGGGACGACCGCGCGAAAAGCGAACACCGCTTGAAGAAAACGTCCAATTGATGAAGCAATGGGCGCGCGAAGGGAAATGAGCCCGGTCGATTATTCGGCCGCCTCGTGTTCCGGTTCGGTTGCAGGGCTGACCTTCTCTTCTTTGGGAGCCTTCGGTTTTGGCTTTTTCGTCTTTTTTTCTTCGGGGGCATCATTGCTGCCGCTTGGGAAGAGTGACGCCGCAGTCTTCTTCAGTTCCACCAGCTTCTGCTCCATCGTTTCGATCTCGGCGGCCAGTTTTCTGGCAAGCTCATCGCGCAGGTTGATGAAAGTCTGCACCTCGTCCATCAGCGGATCAAGCGACTCGCTCGAGGAGGACGGTTGATCCGTATCGGGCTGCTGTTCGGTCTCTATGTCATGGCTGATCGGGGCTTCGGCGGCAATCACTTCTTCTGCCTCGTGTGGTCTCTTCTTGGCCATTCGTCAATCAATCCTTGGTCTCGATGTCGTTGCGGGCCCGATTTGAGCGGGCTTTTATCAGGAAATCGAATTCTCGACAATTGGTGGCAACGAATCAGATTTTGGGGGGGATCATCGCGATCGCGTATTCCCCTTGTCTTTGCTTTCCCCCCATCGTCGTTTCACGCTGACTCGCCGAGAAGGGAGGCCTTCTGACATCATTTCGCCATGTTGTCAGTTCCGTTCCCCCGACATCCTTGCCAGCGGCCATCCCGGTTCCCTAGAAATCTCACCCATCCCCCGACAACGCCATTTCGCAAGGAAGCGGAGACATGAGCGACCAGATATTCGCGCCCGGTCCGACCCCGAACACCGTCCGATCTCCAGATGGAACGATCCTCAACGTGCCCGCAGGCTGGGTTCTGCTTCCACCCGGTGATGCTGCGCTGACGCGTCGCGTGAAAGCCGCCGGAGATTATTGGGTCGTGGCGGAAAAGAAGGGGCGAAAACTTTTTTCGCGAGGAGTTTGGACGAACGCATCCATCATTGATCAAATTCGCGCCGACCTCGAAATCGAGCGTTCGACGGAAAGTTTCGCGAAGAAGAAAGTCGCCGATGCGAAGCGGCGTGAGAAAGCACAGTCAGAGTATGTCGAAGATTTCCACGGCGCCGTCGTGGCGTTCCTTGCTTTCCACGAGCGGCATGCCGAACTGGCCGAACGCCTGGCCCGTGCCGTGACAGTGCATGCCACTCCTGTCGGCAGCGGCACCGTCGCCAGAACCAAACGCATTCCGGTCGAACAACGCGCGGAAGCTGCCGTCATTGCTTGGATGAGGCATCAAACCACCGGCTACGACGGAATGGTCATCCCCCGGGTGAAAGGGGAACGGCGCGAAGTTCGAAGAATGCTCGCTCAGCGATCAAAGGAATTACTCCAACGCTACAGACGCGGTGAAGCGAGCGCCGCAGACTGCCCGCTTCGCCGCGCGATGGCAGAAACACCTCATCCGTGACGCAACCCACACTGTCTGCGTCAAGTCTCGCGATGCCGAGAAAACTCGTCAGGGAAGATTCGACGGATTGTATGTTCCAATGGTCGTCGAGGTCTTCAGGAAGACGTCTGTTCCAGTGCCACCGTCAATGTTCAACGTGGTGAGATTGCTAAGCGTGAACGCCGCTTTGTCGGCTCCGGGGCCGAGATGGATGGTGGCAGTGGAAACGTGAACTGCGATGAACGAGATGGCATCGTCGCCATCACCCAGATTGACGCTCAGAATAAATTGACCCGAGCTTGGATAGGTGATGAACGGCATTTGATTGATCGTCGTCCCGTTGGCGCCTTCGATCTTCAGGTTGCTTCCCTGCTGCGTCACGGTGAGCGACTCCGAGTTGACCCCGCCGGTAAGCGTTAGCGTTCCCGCGCTGAAGCTGGCTGTGACATCACCTGGCGACGCGCTGAAGTTGAAGGACTTTGCCGCGGAAGCGATTCCATTGGCGATCACCGCGACTTGATAGGTTCCTCCGACGGTACCCGATGGCAAATTGAACTGGACCGAGGTGACCAGACTTCCGGTTGCCACGCCGGGAGTCCAGTTCGTGGTGCGGGCATACTTCACAGTCCCGTTCGACGCCGTCAACCGGACGATCGGATAATTGGTATCCATTTCGGCGTCATCACCGTAGGACGCGCCCTGTGAAATACCCGTCAGTTGTGTTCCCGTCAGTGTGTAAGAGCCGTTCACGTTCTTGGTGATCGACGAAATCGTCGGCGCCCACGACGACAAGGGGGTTCCCGTCGGGGCATAGTCCCAGATGATTCCGGTATCGGCACTGCCCAGCAGCATGTGTCCATTGGGAAGCACAAGCATCCGATAGATGAAGGCGGGACCACTGATGAAGCTCGTGAACGCGCCGGCGACCGTCGCGTCCGAAACGGTATTCGTGGTGTAATCGTAGTCGTACAGCTTTGAGGGCGGGGTAAAGTTCGGTGACGACGTGTCCGCCAGGAACAGGAAATGCCCGTTTGGCAGCATCGCGCCCGGCGCGTCATCCGATCCCATACCCGTGGGAAGGCTGGGGCCTTGCGTCCAAGTATTCGTCGACGGGTTGTAAAGCACCGTGTTGTTGTTGGCGCCCACCTGAAACACACTGCCGTTGGGCAAGAGTGTCGCTGGGCCCATTTCAAAACCTAGTGCGGCACTGGTCAGGGGAACGGGAACTTTTCCCGCATCCACCCAACTTGCAGAACTTGGAACATAGCGCTGCGCGTTTCCCTGACCGGTTTCTGGGCTGCTGAAAATGTCATAGGACAATACACTGCCGTTCGGCAGCAGCACCCATGTTTCTTCATCGCTGG from the Schlesneria paludicola DSM 18645 genome contains:
- a CDS encoding sulfatase family protein; this encodes MCHRCRLFLLMLILEVVAGTPLTAADAKPVVRPNILWFIVDDMSANFSSFGERQIQTPHVDRLVREGTQFTKCFVTAPVCSPCRSALIAGMYQTTIGAHNHRSGRGVEKIHLPAGVEPVPVLFQRAGYYTGIGSWPSKEKGLGKTDYNFEWDQRMYDGNDWSGRKPGQPFFMQVQLHGGKHRHAAKWAAIAERELGSTTRPDDVQLPPYYPRDTVILQDWAEYLDTCRLTDQYVGEVMKRLADDGLLENTIVFFMTDHGISHARGKQFLYDEGLHVPLVIRGPGIVPGVVRDDLVEHIDLAATSLALAGIPQPKGIQSRDILAKNYVPRDAVFAARDRCDETVEHLRSVRTSGYKYIRNFLPERPHLQPNAYKDGKLIIQRLRQLHAQGQLPQLTETLLFAPTRPPEELYDLREDPFETKNLAGDSGSQSVLLDLRGRLDRWMDETRDQGRQPESEALYDSDMAVYLGEQSGRPREKRTPLEENVQLMKQWAREGK
- a CDS encoding DUF2293 domain-containing protein — encoded protein: MSDQIFAPGPTPNTVRSPDGTILNVPAGWVLLPPGDAALTRRVKAAGDYWVVAEKKGRKLFSRGVWTNASIIDQIRADLEIERSTESFAKKKVADAKRREKAQSEYVEDFHGAVVAFLAFHERHAELAERLARAVTVHATPVGSGTVARTKRIPVEQRAEAAVIAWMRHQTTGYDGMVIPRVKGERREVRRMLAQRSKELLQRYRRGEASAADCPLRRAMAETPHP
- a CDS encoding Kelch repeat-containing protein, encoding MSGPVRAAGVWTPLANTNPAGGCGTMMLLTDGTVIVQGPGTTSTWKRLTPDSSGNYIHGTWSSIASMGTARLYFGSNVLPSGKVFVIGGEYSGSSGAQNFANTGEIYDPVANTWTPIASFPQTEFGDDPTVLLPSGKILCGYLQNNKTYLYDPATNTWTQTGSKLRSDASDEETWVLLPNGSVLSYDIFSSPETGQGNAQRYVPSSASWVDAGKVPVPLTSAALGFEMGPATLLPNGSVFQVGANNNTVLYNPSTNTWTQGPSLPTGMGSDDAPGAMLPNGHFLFLADTSSPNFTPPSKLYDYDYTTNTVSDATVAGAFTSFISGPAFIYRMLVLPNGHMLLGSADTGIIWDYAPTGTPLSSWAPTISSITKNVNGSYTLTGTQLTGISQGASYGDDAEMDTNYPIVRLTASNGTVKYARTTNWTPGVATGSLVTSVQFNLPSGTVGGTYQVAVIANGIASAAKSFNFSASPGDVTASFSAGTLTLTGGVNSESLTVTQQGSNLKIEGANGTTINQMPFITYPSSGQFILSVNLGDGDDAISFIAVHVSTATIHLGPGADKAAFTLSNLTTLNIDGGTGTDVFLKTSTTIGTYNPSNLP